TAATGTATCTCCACTTATTAAGCTTTTTCCATTAAATAAGGATATTCCACCACGTGTATGTCCTGGTGTGTGTAGTACTTCATAGTCTCCTAGTTTATCTTTCTCATTTAATGGTTTCATATCTAAATCTGGTACTTCCATGTCAAATGATGTTGCTACTGTTGCATTTTCATCTTTTTCTTCTACTGTCTGTATATCTAAGGGATGCATGTATATATCATATCCATAGTTATCCTGGAAGTACTTGTCAGCTCCCATATGATCAAAGTGACAATGAGTATTTACTATTTTATTTATATCATCCATTGACTTTCCTGCTTCTTTTATGGATTCAATTACATAATCAGTGTATTGTCCAGACCCTGGGTCTATCATCATGTCATCAATTATATAACAGTTTGAATCTCTTTCTTTTCCTAGTATTATTATTATATCATCTACTTTTTCCATCATATATCCCTTCAAAAATATTTTTTTATTAAAATAAACGCTAGTCTAATTTACATTTTAAACCATAACATCCATAAGTTTTTCCGAATATTCTATGATAATTTTTACTACTTTTCTTAAATCCTAGCTTTGCATAGAAATCAAGTAGGTATGGCTTAGTATACTCTACATCAAGTAGTATTTGTTTACAGTTTGATTGTCTTGCTAGTTGTTTACATTTTTCAACTAGTTTACTTCCGTTTCCATTTTTCCTGTACTCTGGATTTACATATAGATTTCCAAGATAGTAGTCATTATCCCGTATATGTGATGCAAATAGCCTACTATTAACTGAATATTGTAATATCAAAGGTAAACTAGTACATGATGTATCACGCATTGCCTTTATTGTTTGTTCTACAGATATATCTGAACCTCTAAATGATACAGCTACTCCTTCAATAATATCAGGATTTTCATCATATATTACGGTGATATAGTCTCGGTGATATGGGTTTGAATAATTACTTGTTATTAACCTTTCTATTCCTGTAATTGCTCTTATCTTATCATTGAAGAATAGTGGATTAAATAGAAATGTGTCTGTTGAGTAAATCCATGCAGCTATTGTTTCTATATCGTCATTTTCATTTAATTTTCTAAAGTTTGTCATGGTAATCGCTCTCACATTGACTTAAAAAAAAGAATAAGTAGTTTTAGTAATTAT
This genomic interval from Candidatus Methanosphaera massiliense contains the following:
- a CDS encoding MBL fold metallo-hydrolase, yielding MEKVDDIIIILGKERDSNCYIIDDMMIDPGSGQYTDYVIESIKEAGKSMDDINKIVNTHCHFDHMGADKYFQDNYGYDIYMHPLDIQTVEEKDENATVATSFDMEVPDLDMKPLNEKDKLGDYEVLHTPGHTRGGISLFNGKSLISGDTLFSGGNFGRTDLPTGDRAQMRESILKIADLDAVQIFPGHGPYAISAVTEQISLAVMLASRL
- a CDS encoding GNAT family N-acetyltransferase, which translates into the protein MTNFRKLNENDDIETIAAWIYSTDTFLFNPLFFNDKIRAITGIERLITSNYSNPYHRDYITVIYDENPDIIEGVAVSFRGSDISVEQTIKAMRDTSCTSLPLILQYSVNSRLFASHIRDNDYYLGNLYVNPEYRKNGNGSKLVEKCKQLARQSNCKQILLDVEYTKPYLLDFYAKLGFKKSSKNYHRIFGKTYGCYGLKCKLD